Sequence from the Phragmites australis chromosome 6, lpPhrAust1.1, whole genome shotgun sequence genome:
aaataattttataggtAGTGAATCAGATAAAATTGGTTTTTTCAGCTATCAGTATCTAGTTTATTTCTAAAAATTATTCTCATAGAATCACAATTATCATTTGACAGAGCTCGTAGCGTGTGAATGTGATTATGCCAAAGTGACCACGCGGCCGGCAAGCCATCAGCCTTTCAGACCAGAGTCGTCATCATCTTCCCTGAGTTCCCTCCTGCTCCTCCGCTGTTGCTTTGCAGGCAAGTCTGGTCTCTGCCGCGACAAAGCAAGGAATCCGACGCAGCAACAACGGTTAGGTTACAGCACAAGCACGGCGATCCCAAAACCGACCCAAGAACCGGACGTGTGCACAAACCTCTCCCGATCTCTCCGCGCGCAATGGCCGGCGCAACCCCAATCCCCGCGCAAACCAGCCATGTCTCTGCGAGGGCGAGGCCAATCCCTCCTGGCCTCGTGCCCGTGGCCGTGCtgctcgccgccgccatcggCCTTCTCGCCCTGCTGCCTTCCCTGGCTCAGGCTGTGTGGGAGGTGCcccacctcttcctcctcggcctcgtcatctcctacggCGTTTTCGTCCACAAGAGCGCCGACGCCGACGGCAATGACAATGGAGCCAAGGAGGGCTCCCTGGCGTGGAACTCCCGGTACCACCCCGAGGACGCCCTCGTCGTGGTCACCGATCACGCGGCGCCAAGTGACGACTGCCAGGAACGCGCAAGGGAGAGGCCGCTTTCCTTGCCTGTGCGGAGGCTGAGGCCGGCGGCGCAAGAATCCGAAACCGGCAATGCCAGCGATGGAATTGGTGAAGAGACGGACAGCTCTGCGTCCTCGTCAGGGTTCTGGGCCGGTGCGCGCGCCGCCCCTTCGCCGCCATCTGTTCTTGACGCTGACTTGGGTCTTTCTCCAAGCTCAGAGCCACAGTCTCCGCCGTTCTTCGTCCACAGCACCAACAAGTCCCGTCGGTCCAACGCCGCGACGCCGTCCACCATGTCCAGGGGCCTCCAATGTTACCATCATTCGATGCCCGGCGACCAACCGTTAAGCGACGACGGCGAGGTCACCGACTGGGATGAGGAGGCTGACGGGTCGGATGAGATGACCGTGCCGTCAGAGAGGTCGTTCCGTGGCGACTTCAGTATTTGTGCCAATGACGGCAATGATCACAGTGACGGTGACTCGTCTGCTGACGAAGAGCTTCTCAAGCTGGCGACGAaggctgcggcggcggagggggaggaCGAGGTGGACAAG
This genomic interval carries:
- the LOC133921623 gene encoding uncharacterized protein LOC133921623 → MAGATPIPAQTSHVSARARPIPPGLVPVAVLLAAAIGLLALLPSLAQAVWEVPHLFLLGLVISYGVFVHKSADADGNDNGAKEGSLAWNSRYHPEDALVVVTDHAAPSDDCQERARERPLSLPVRRLRPAAQESETGNASDGIGEETDSSASSSGFWAGARAAPSPPSVLDADLGLSPSSEPQSPPFFVHSTNKSRRSNAATPSTMSRGLQCYHHSMPGDQPLSDDGEVTDWDEEADGSDEMTVPSERSFRGDFSICANDGNDHSDGDSSADEELLKLATKAAAAEGEDEVDKKADEFIAKFREQIRLQKL